A segment of the Leptolyngbya sp. NIES-3755 genome:
CGCACTTCCAATCTGCATCTGATGTCCATCAATCAGCACAATATCAATGTCATCAAGAAGCACTGAATAATCTGTCACTTGAGATTTCACTGCATTAATCGAAACCACTGCTCGATCGCCTGTTGATTTGCTGACTACGATCGAAGATACTGGCGGCGATTCTGTCTTTGTTGGATCAAGATCAACACTCTGAACACCACAAGCTTGTAAGTCACTTTTAATTAAATGACAAATCGGATGTGAGCCAATCGCACCGATCAAAGTTGCAGAATTGCCTAAATGTTGAAACGCGATCGCAGCATTAGTCGCCGGACCTCCAGCCGCGATCGCAGTTTCTTCTGCCACAATTTTCTGATTCGAGCTTGGGGGAGCCTCCGCAAGATAGATTAAATCCAGCGTGACTAAGCCCACAAATAAGCCAGACTTTGACATAATTTCTACATGACAGCAACTCTATA
Coding sequences within it:
- a CDS encoding PfkB protein (similar to AA sequence:cyanobase_aa:LBDG_11210) translates to MSKSGLFVGLVTLDLIYLAEAPPSSNQKIVAEETAIAAGGPATNAAIAFQHLGNSATLIGAIGSHPICHLIKSDLQACGVQSVDLDPTKTESPPVSSIVVSKSTGDRAVVSINAVKSQVTDYSVLLDDIDIVLIDGHQMQIGSAIAKQARERNIPVAIDGGSWKPGFETVLPYVDYAICSANFHPPTNQTVFDYLQNFGISHIAITHGKNTIKLPTLEIDVPQVPVVDTLGAGDIFHGAFCHYILEHSFIDALFKAAHVASHSCRFFGTREWIKHRIYNNEAV